The following are encoded in a window of Gossypium raimondii isolate GPD5lz chromosome 13, ASM2569854v1, whole genome shotgun sequence genomic DNA:
- the LOC128036017 gene encoding DNA-directed RNA polymerase subunit beta''-like — protein MTCNRNNEVRSIDSISMYLEKRIEGWNECITRILGIPWGFVIGAELTIVQSRLSLVNKIQKVYRSQGVQVHNRHIEIIVHQITSKVLVLEDGMSNVFLPGELIGLLRAERMRRALEEEICYRAVLLGITRASLNTQSFQETARVLAKAALQGRIDWLKGLKENVVLGGMIPTGTGFKGLVHQSRQHNNILLETKKKEIFFRGEMRDIFFHHRELFDSYISNNLHDTSGRSFISIEFNDS, from the coding sequence ATGACGTGTAATCGTAATAATGAAGTGCGTTCGATTGATTCAATATCGATGTACCTAGAAAAGAGAATTGAGGGTTGGAACGAATGTATAACAAGAATTCTTGGAATTCCTTGGGGATTCGTGATTGGTGCTGAGCTAACTATAGTGCAAAGTCGTCTCTCTTTGGTTAATAAGATCCAAAAGGTTTATCGATCTCAGGGGGTACAGGTCCATAATAGGCATATAGAAATTATTGTAcatcaaataacatcaaaagTATTGGTTTTAGAAGATGGAATGTCTAATGTTTTTTTACCTGGGGAACTGATTGGATTATTGCGAGCGGAACGAATGAGGCGTGCTTTAGAAGAAGAGATTTGTTATCGAGCCGTTTTATTGGGAATAACGAGAGCATCTTTGAACACTCAAAGTTTTCAAGAAACTGCTCGAGTTTTAGCAAAAGCTGCTCTCCAGGGTCGTATCGATTGGTTGAAAGGCCTAAAAGAAAACGTTGTGCTTGGGGGTATGATACCTACCGGTACCGGATTCAAAGGATTAGTGCACCAGTCACGACAACATAACAACATTCttttggaaacaaaaaaaaaagagatttttttCAGGGGAGAAATGAGAGATATTTTCTTCCACCACCGAGAATTATTTGACTCTTACATTTCAAACAATTTACATGATACATCAGGCCGCTCTTTTATAAGTATAGAATTTAATGATTCTTAA